The genomic DNA TCTTATGATTTAGCTGGTAATCTCACAAAAACTACTTATCCAACAGGAGGTACTATTGGTTTTGGATATAATGCAGTAGATCGCTTAGAAGAAATAAAATATAATGGAGATACTAAATATATCTATAAATATGATCCTAATGGTAATTGCACGGAGATAACTGATAAAGTTACAAATAAGACCACATCTTTTAATTATAATAAATTAGATGCATTAACTAAGTCGATTGATTCTAAAGGAAATCAAACAAATTATTCTTATAACAATGGAGGGGAAATTACAGCTTTAACTGGTCAGTTTGGTAGTTATAGGTATAATGCAAATTATAATTATGATGATTTAGGAAGGGTAAGAAAAGTTATTGGAAATGGCATATCAGCAGAATATGCTTATAACGAAAAAGGTTTACCTGTTTCTTTCAAACTAGGAAATGGTGGTTATTCTGTTAATAGTTATGATGAAGCTAATCGTTTGTCAAAGATAGTAAATTATACTGATAATGGTAAAATTCTTAGCAGTGATAGCTACAAATATGATTCTAGAGGTAATATAATTGCAATTACTACTTTAAAAGGAATTACAAATTTTGAGTATGATGATTTATGCCGTTTGATCAAGGAAATTATTCCTAATGGTACTATAATAGAATATAGTTATGATGCTGCTGGAAATCGTTTAACAAAAAAGGTAACTAAACGTAGCAATAGACAAACTATTTGTTATTCATATGATGCAGCTAATCAAATGACAGTAGTTGATGGTCAGCGATACACTTATGATAACAATGGAAATTTGCTTAGTGATGGTAGTCGTAGATTTGTCTATAATGTAGCTAATGATCTTATAGAAGTAAAAAACTCTACAGGAGAAACTTTAGCTTCCTTTACTTATGATGCATTAGGTCGCAGGAATAGTATGACTACGGGAAGAAATACAGTGTATTATCATTATAGTGGAAATGGGAATAAAGTTATTTGTGAGACTGATTCCAACAACAATATATTGGCTTCATATACTTATGATGGTTATGGTAACCTTATTAGTATGACTAGAAATGGAAATAAATACTATTATCATTACAATGGACATGGTGATGTAATAGCTCTGACAGATAGTAATAGTAATACTGTTGCTACTTATGAGTATGATTCTTTTGGTAAGGTAATAAAAAGCTCAGGAAATGTGATTAATCCATATCGTTATGCTGGTTATCGCTATGATGAAAATATTGGATTATATTATTTAAATGCTCGTTATTACAATCCAGAAACAGGAAGGTTTATAACTCGAGACACATTCAATGGATTTATTGATAATCCTCAGAGTTTAAACTTATATACCTACTGCTACAATAACCCAATAGTATATACTGATCCAAATGGACATTCTCCTTGCTACTGTCCAGACGATCCGCTACAGGATGGTTTAACGGAAGTCTATGATTTTTTAATAGGAGATGATATAAACACTCTTGTAGATCCTAATGCTCATATAGGGATGGGAGTTCTAGCGGCAGTAAGCATTGGCAGTAACTTCTTTGGTGGTGGAATTGCCAAAGGTGCAAAATTACTACTGAAGACAAAGAAGGGTGCAAAATTATTAAAGTGGATGGGAAAAAGTGATGATCTTTTTAAGATTAATTTACAACTTTTTGCGAGTAAAGGTAAGCATATTTTTCCTAAATCTAATAGGGAATTTAAAAGCATTTTAGGAATAGATAAAAAAGTATTCCATAAGGAAGTGAAGCCAGTGATACTTAAACAGATAAAAGGTGATTCTTCTTACGGAAAAATTTTCAATAAGATGGGAAAGAATCCTGATATAGGAATAAACGAATTAGGCAATATAGTTCTTAAAGATGTAAAAAATGGAAAACGAATAGAAACGGACTGGAGGTTTGAACATTTTTTACCCTAAGTATAGAAGGAGGTTATTATGTCATTTGATTTAAATATAGTTGTAGTGCAACAACACAAAGCTGTTAAAATTGATTCAATAATTGATATAATAAGCGAAGAAGAAGAAAAATTAAGATATAATAAAATTTGGGAGTATATGAGTCAAGCTTCTGGAGTTTGGTATTCTCTAGGGAAATTTGAAAATGGATTTTTTAGTGCTTTACCGATAATAGATACAGATTTTGACAAAGAGTGTAAAGAAAAAATATTTTGGATACAGGATAGAGACATACTAGAAAATCTTACACCAATTATTATTAAAGATATGTTTGGTGAAGAGTTTAAAAAAATTCTAAAAGAAATGATAGAAATGTCACCAAGTAAAACAATATTATTTATGGCAAGGTATCAAGGAGGAGACACAGAGATTATTCAAGGGGTAGTTCCATTAAATCATTTTCTTATTTCAATTGAGAAGAATGAGATTTTATTTAATGTATGCTACATTGTGAAGGGATAGCATTGTGTAATTAAAATCAAGAAAAGGTCAAACGTAAAACAAAGTTAAGCTGGTGCATGGGAAAGATTTGAAAAACTTGTAGTCTAAAACTATACACTATATACAGTACATTGATTGAAAAAACACTGTATATAGTGTTTTTAGAGCTAACAAAATTACTTTTTTAGAGGTTTGCATAGCATCAACTTAACTTGTGATTTTTTTGGTAAGGTAATAAAAAGCTCAGGAAATATGATTAATTCATATTATAAACGTCAAGTTAAGAATGTAAACTTTTGATCATTTAAGAATGTAGTTTTTTACTCATTGTCTTGTTTTAAATGATCTTTTAGTCTATAAGATTTTCCACTAATAGAAATGATGTGAGCATGATGTAATATTCGGTCTAAAATAGCGTTAGCTACTATTGCGTCATAGAAAACTTCATCCCAATTATTAAAGTTTATATTTGTTGTAAGGATGGTGCTTTTTTTCTCATATCTCAGATCTATGAGCTGAAAAATGTTTATGATAATCTAAAATTGGTTCTTTCCCACTTTTGGTGAAGAAGTATGTATTTATATTAAAAATAAAAAACTATTTTTAAAAACTAATCTACATATAGGATTCTTTTTTTGAGCAAATCAAATTTAGCCCTGCCATACATTTGTCTTTTTATCATTTTGAGTCTATTAATTTGACCTTCTAACAGACCATTATTATAATCATATTTAAATGAATTCATAACCGCATCAAAATCTTTAATTATGCCATTAGAGAACCTTTCAAGTTCTTTTATGTCACTTTCCGAAGCTTCTTTAACCCATATTTTGAATTTTTCAAGATCTTTAGTTTTAAAGATGCTCCTAAAGCTTTGAATATACCTATATATTTTTTCTATAATAGGTTTGCTGTTAAAAACTAATTTTAAATCTTTCAATTGGTATTCTTCTAATTCATCATTATTTTTCCACATATAATTGGCTATATTATACCTAGATATTGTTTTATTTTTCGAGGTGTTATTCGTGGATAGGACACCTTCTTCTTTTTTGAATTTTCGTATGTAGTTTGTAATTGTACCATAGGAACCACTATAGCCTTTTAGCTTAAGTTTTTCTAATATTTCTGTAGCCTTCATGTTATTGTTAATACATTCTTTAATAAAGTCCTTATATTCATTGATAATACTTAGCTTTTGCGGTCTTGTATATATAACTATTTTCTCTTCATCTTCTTCAATATATTTTTTAATTGTTTTTCTAGATAATTTTGTAATTCTTGATATTTCCCACACTGAATCTCCCTGTGAATGTAAAGTTTTTACTTCTCTAATTAATTCTTTCTTCTTATTATGTCTCTCAACTTTTTCCTTATCTGCTTTTGTTATTTGAGTATTAGAGTTTTTCTCAGTGATTTCGTTAATTTCTTTTCTAGATACTTCCCCTTGTAGTTTGATTATTAATTTGCTTGATATTGTTCTTTTTAAAAAGTTTTTAACCCCTTCTAATAGATTATGAAAGATATGAAATCTATCAGCTATTTGAATGATTTCTTTATGTGCATCTTTTATTCCTTTTGCATAAGCTCCAGATCTATCCCTACTAACTATCTCTACTTGTGGATGTTGAATTAACCACTTTTCAAAGGTTTTAGATTTTCTATCAGGTAAAAGGTCGATTGGTTTATGAGATATTAAGTCACAAATTAATGTTCCATAATTATTCCCCTTTTTAAAAGCAAAGTCATCAACTCCAATATATTTAACATCACAATTTACTTGTATATCTGTATTTCTTAATATCCTAATGAGTGTATTTTTACTTACTGACATTGGTATTTTTTTCAAAATGTTAGCCATAGCATTCGAACTAGTACTAAAAGCAAAGAATCTTAAATAATTATCTAATCTATCAGTTCTTCTACTATATGGCTTAATGAAATCTGGGAATCTTTCAGTAAAAACCTTTCTATGACAGCATGGATTATCACAAAAGAATTTTCTACAGATCATTATTATTTCCAAAGGGTATCCTAGAATAGGAAGGTCTTTTAATGTACGATAATACCTACTATGTATTCTTTTGCTTGTCTTATTACATAAAGGACAAATAGATATGTTTTTAGTTGATATTACGTATAAGTATATATTTTTAGAAGATATTTCAATATTAAATATATTAAAGTCTTTCATAAAAAAGGGTTTAAGGTCTAGCATATCTACACTTCCTTTTTTATGAATATTTTTCCTTAAACATATTTTATTTAGTATAATTTTTGTTTCACCAAAAGTGAGAAAGAACCAATTTTCAATTGACAAATACAAAAAAATAGTTTTGAATCATCTTTATCTATTGGCAGATATCCTAATTCATCAATAATTAATAGCTTATATTTAGAAAAATGTTTTAGTCTTGCATCTAGCCTATTTTCTAGCCTAGCTTTTTTTAATTGCTGAAGAAGATCATGGTATTTTATAAAATATGTACTATATCTTTTTTTAGCTGCTGCGATTCCTATTGACGTAGCTAAGTGTGTTTTACCAACCCCACTAGAGCCTAGAAATACAATATTTTCTTTCGATTCTAAGAACCGTAGAGTTGCAAAATCTAAAATTTGTTGCTTATTAATACTTGGTTGAAAATCAAAGTCAAAATCCTTTATTTCCTTTGTATGAGGGAAAGCCCCTACCTTTACCATTGAACGAATCATATTTGCTTCTTTGAAGTCAATTTCATGGGTTGTCAGTTTAGTAAGTCCTTCTACAAAAGAAAGATTATTCTTGTTTATGAAATCTATTACATGGTCTAGGTGGGTAGTCATTTGCTTTAATTTCAAGTATTCTAGATTTTTTACTAATTGTGTGTATGAACTATTCATTTTGGTAGATCTCTCCTATCATCTTTAAGTTATTTTTTGCAATTGTCTTTATTTCCTCAAGTGAATTATTTAAAGTCAAAGAACTAATTGCTACATAATGTTCAGAATGATAATTTAGTTTCTGATTTTTCACCGTATGAATAGTAACTAAGTTTGTGTTATAATAAATGTGTATTTGATCATCATATATTTGTAGCTTTAACTTCTTTCCAATATACTCTGGGGGTACAGAGTATTGGTTTGATTTATAATAAATCATACTTTGAGGATTAACTGTTACAGATAATGTTTTGATCGTATAAAGGTTTCTTATTTGTTCCCTGGGAAGTTCAAATAAGGAGTCTTTTTCTTTTTCTAAATGCAAAATAGGTATTTTACCTGTTGCAGTATGACATGTACTATTTATTCTATTGTTAAGCTTTGTTACAAGTTGATGTAACTGATCATAATTTAAAGTTCCATTATATGCACGGATCTCATCTAATAGCTTCATTGGCGCTTCTACCTTTGCCTTTGTGTTAGGTCTTCCAGCAATACATGGACAAACCTTAAAGTTATAATCATTTGCAAACTGCTGAAATTTAATATTTACCCTTCCTTTTGAATAATTAGTTCTTGGTTCATCCATAACCGTCTTCATATTATCCGTTAATAATTCATGTGGAACGCCTCCAAAGATTTCAAATGCTTCATTTAAGAATGACAATAGAATATCTTGTGATTTACTAAGGGATAATCTGTAAATTCTAAATCTTGAGTAAGAAAGTATAATCACAAATATATTTATTTTAATTACCTCACCATCACTTAATACAAACTCCATGTTCTCCTTCCAATCTATTTGAGCCTGTTGTCCTTTGGACGTTTCATATCGCATAGGTGCAATACTAGATGTATAATTTTTTCGTCTTTTCTTAAAATAATTATTAAATTCTTCGTGTTTAGAAATATACCTACGAAAAGATGATTGAGCACAATCTAAGCTATAATTATCCTTTAAAAACTGCCATAATACTCGTTTATAATAAAATACTTGTATTGATTCATCACTAAGTAATTCTTTTATTATAGGATAAAATCTATCGATTTTGGATGAACTATTTCTTGTAGTGGGCTTAGTATAGCCATTTATATATTTAGTAACAGTACGAGCATCAACGCCTAATTCTCTTGCTATTTGGCTTTTATTCACTTTCAAGTTCCCTACCTCCATGAAAGGTTTCAGTTTATGAAGATCGTCTAATGTATTAATTTCTATATTTGTATTTATATCATTTTTTATTATCATAATTACCTCCATTAATTTCAGAGATAATTATATATTGTTTTGTATGAATTATGTATTCTTATGTTATCATTTATAGTCCGATATGCTGATGACTTTATTATCACAGCCAATTCAAAAGAAATAGCAGAAGAACTCAAAGATATTGTCAGCAGTTTTCTAAAATCTCGTGGATTAATGTTATCTGAAGAAAAGACTTTAATCACGCATATTGATGAAGGATTCGATTTTCTTGGGTGGACATTCCGCAAATTCAAAGGAAAGCTGATTGTCAAACCTTCTAAAAGTTCCATCAAAAGCTTGATTAAAAAATGTTCTACTATCATACTCAAAGAAGGAAAAGCAAGTACGCAATCAGATTTGATACGAAGGTTAAATCAAGTGATTAGGGGTTGGACTAACTACCACAAACACGTTGTAGCAAGTCAAGTATTTTCATACATCAACAACACACTCTATCACTTACTACATCAGTGGGCTAAGCATCGCCACCCAAACAAGAACAAATGGTGGAGATTGAACAAATACTGGCATGAAAAGGATAGCAAACCATGGGTATTCACAACAAATGACTATACTCTCATAAACCTTAGGAGAATAAACATT from Inediibacterium massiliense includes the following:
- the istA gene encoding IS21 family transposase, which translates into the protein MIIKNDINTNIEINTLDDLHKLKPFMEVGNLKVNKSQIARELGVDARTVTKYINGYTKPTTRNSSSKIDRFYPIIKELLSDESIQVFYYKRVLWQFLKDNYSLDCAQSSFRRYISKHEEFNNYFKKRRKNYTSSIAPMRYETSKGQQAQIDWKENMEFVLSDGEVIKINIFVIILSYSRFRIYRLSLSKSQDILLSFLNEAFEIFGGVPHELLTDNMKTVMDEPRTNYSKGRVNIKFQQFANDYNFKVCPCIAGRPNTKAKVEAPMKLLDEIRAYNGTLNYDQLHQLVTKLNNRINSTCHTATGKIPILHLEKEKDSLFELPREQIRNLYTIKTLSVTVNPQSMIYYKSNQYSVPPEYIGKKLKLQIYDDQIHIYYNTNLVTIHTVKNQKLNYHSEHYVAISSLTLNNSLEEIKTIAKNNLKMIGEIYQNE
- a CDS encoding ATP-binding protein; translation: MIINIFQLIDLRYEKKSTILTTNINFNNWDEVFYDAIVANAILDRILHHAHIISISGKSYRLKDHLKQDNE
- a CDS encoding group II intron maturase-specific domain-containing protein, whose product is MLSFIVRYADDFIITANSKEIAEELKDIVSSFLKSRGLMLSEEKTLITHIDEGFDFLGWTFRKFKGKLIVKPSKSSIKSLIKKCSTIILKEGKASTQSDLIRRLNQVIRGWTNYHKHVVASQVFSYINNTLYHLLHQWAKHRHPNKNKWWRLNKYWHEKDSKPWVFTTNDYTLINLRRINIVRYPKLQISKNPFLNKKYFYQRKIKLHMTVAA
- a CDS encoding ISL3 family transposase; the protein is MKDFNIFNIEISSKNIYLYVISTKNISICPLCNKTSKRIHSRYYRTLKDLPILGYPLEIIMICRKFFCDNPCCHRKVFTERFPDFIKPYSRRTDRLDNYLRFFAFSTSSNAMANILKKIPMSVSKNTLIRILRNTDIQVNCDVKYIGVDDFAFKKGNNYGTLICDLISHKPIDLLPDRKSKTFEKWLIQHPQVEIVSRDRSGAYAKGIKDAHKEIIQIADRFHIFHNLLEGVKNFLKRTISSKLIIKLQGEVSRKEINEITEKNSNTQITKADKEKVERHNKKKELIREVKTLHSQGDSVWEISRITKLSRKTIKKYIEEDEEKIVIYTRPQKLSIINEYKDFIKECINNNMKATEILEKLKLKGYSGSYGTITNYIRKFKKEEGVLSTNNTSKNKTISRYNIANYMWKNNDELEEYQLKDLKLVFNSKPIIEKIYRYIQSFRSIFKTKDLEKFKIWVKEASESDIKELERFSNGIIKDFDAVMNSFKYDYNNGLLEGQINRLKMIKRQMYGRAKFDLLKKRILYVD
- a CDS encoding ATP-binding protein, coding for MNSSYTQLVKNLEYLKLKQMTTHLDHVIDFINKNNLSFVEGLTKLTTHEIDFKEANMIRSMVKVGAFPHTKEIKDFDFDFQPSINKQQILDFATLRFLESKENIVFLGSSGVGKTHLATSIGIAAAKKRYSTYFIKYHDLLQQLKKARLENRLDARLKHFSKYKLLIIDELGYLPIDKDDSKLFFCICQLKIGSFSLLVKQKLY